One Hemibagrus wyckioides isolate EC202008001 linkage group LG09, SWU_Hwy_1.0, whole genome shotgun sequence DNA segment encodes these proteins:
- the efcab11 gene encoding EF-hand calcium-binding domain-containing protein 11 isoform X2 produces the protein MSVRSLAAFCRNEDRKMTAFDRKRFVSVFNECDVEKKGYLSREDLKVAVVMLFGYKPSKSETSMMMEAGAEPNCPGVPLEHFVSLMRRKLPAGDPYEKTRQIFSAFDLRCRGFLKLEDFRSVFARVAPRLSERTVLEAFRNNESHGCSCS, from the exons ATGTCTGTTCGTAGCCTCGCTGCGTTTTGTAGGAATGAGGATAGAAAAATGACAGCATTTGACAGAAAGAGGTTTGTTTCG GTTTTTaatgagtgtgatgtagaaaaGAAAGGCTACTTGTCCAGAGAGGATCTGAAGGTGGCAGTTGTTATGCTATTCGGATATAAACCTTCGAAG TCAGAAACCAGTATGATGATGGAGGCTGGTGCGGAGCCAAACTGTCCAG GGGTCCCTTTGGAGCACTTTGTGTCTCTCATGAGGAGGAAGTTACCAGCAGGGGATCCATACGAGAAGACGAGACAGATCTTCAGCGCATTTGATCTACGCT GCCGTGGATTCCTGAAGTTGGAGGACTTCAGAAGTGTGTTTGCACGTGTGGCTCCTCGCCTGTCTGAGCGCACCGTGCTGGAGGCTTTTCG GAATAATGAAAGTCATGGATGTAGCTGTAGCTG